A genomic window from Helicobacter suis HS1 includes:
- a CDS encoding phage capsid family protein, with product MALNLNNINIANWKNDPNVSVKIAEQIELASWAKSPFEPLTGRGSDRGVRTYLIDDVQPYRPRLKAQLSGSGVRGNTDFNANFDNLEILSQTIYPEVVGNAIKSEIKVYSALKHIDFVKEASDSLTEWIQAKRDRALVCALSNDFTNAVVCDKAEGYKTPQLKQSVRDFSKTITKDDTMNLRAIRRAIFQARAGVKHDNSQAFPIKPIRSEMVNNGGVVVQNYSYIILLDSYQVNQLKSDKEFQDLQKYAGVRGDKNALFSGIMGVVDNCPILDMGVWTSMNVGLLNSEVADEEFKANINTQNVSKITPPSSYAADTPVSIGALIGASALVLAGNSAINFYINESEDAGRKTICGVDRILAISKARFQAANNVPSVYNNTDFSVIGLFSAKI from the coding sequence ATGGCACTTAATCTAAATAACATTAATATCGCTAATTGGAAGAATGACCCAAATGTCAGCGTAAAAATCGCTGAGCAAATAGAATTAGCCAGTTGGGCAAAAAGCCCCTTTGAGCCTTTAACAGGGCGGGGCAGTGATAGAGGTGTAAGAACTTATCTAATTGATGATGTCCAGCCTTATAGACCACGCCTAAAAGCCCAGCTTAGTGGTAGCGGTGTAAGAGGCAATACAGATTTTAACGCTAACTTTGATAATTTAGAAATTCTAAGCCAAACCATTTATCCCGAAGTGGTGGGTAATGCGATCAAATCAGAGATCAAAGTATACAGCGCGCTAAAACATATTGATTTTGTTAAGGAGGCTAGCGATAGTCTAACAGAGTGGATACAGGCTAAACGCGATCGGGCTTTAGTTTGTGCACTGAGCAATGACTTTACTAACGCGGTGGTGTGTGATAAAGCAGAAGGCTATAAAACCCCCCAGTTAAAACAAAGTGTCAGAGATTTTAGCAAAACCATAACCAAAGATGACACGATGAACTTAAGGGCGATTAGACGCGCCATATTCCAAGCCCGCGCGGGTGTCAAGCATGACAATAGCCAAGCCTTCCCCATTAAGCCAATTCGTTCTGAAATGGTGAATAATGGCGGGGTTGTTGTGCAAAACTACAGCTACATTATCCTACTAGATAGCTACCAAGTCAACCAACTAAAAAGCGATAAGGAGTTTCAAGACCTCCAAAAATACGCCGGAGTTAGAGGGGATAAAAACGCCCTTTTTAGCGGCATTATGGGAGTTGTGGATAATTGCCCGATCTTAGATATGGGCGTATGGACTAGCATGAATGTAGGGCTACTGAACTCTGAGGTAGCCGATGAGGAGTTTAAGGCTAACATCAATACCCAAAATGTTAGCAAAATCACCCCCCCTAGTAGCTATGCAGCAGATACCCCAGTAAGTATTGGGGCATTAATTGGAGCAAGTGCTTTAGTGCTAGCAGGCAATAGCGCGATTAACTTTTATATCAATGAATCCGAAGATGCAGGCAGAAAGACAATTTGTGGGGTTGATCGCATTTTAGCCATTAGCAAAGCCCGATTCCAAGCAGCTAATAATGTGCCCAGCGTGTATAACAATACAGACTTTAGTGTAATTGGGCTATTTAGCGCAAAGATTTAA
- a CDS encoding putative barnase/colicin E5 family endoribonuclease produces MVEKHLDDFKGFEGNSALEKLGRGLEEIVENGKVVMQENQRATIVWHEGKHLYKVGLKNNWMGKPTKNRWIVTAYQDNKVKEKP; encoded by the coding sequence ATCGTAGAAAAACACCTTGATGACTTTAAAGGGTTTGAGGGGAATAGTGCACTTGAGAAGTTAGGTAGGGGGTTGGAGGAAATAGTAGAAAATGGAAAAGTAGTTATGCAAGAAAACCAAAGAGCTACGATTGTATGGCACGAAGGGAAACACTTATACAAAGTGGGACTTAAAAATAATTGGATGGGCAAACCAACTAAAAATAGATGGATTGTAACCGCCTATCAAGATAACAAGGTGAAGGAGAAGCCTTAA
- a CDS encoding RNA polymerase factor sigma-54 produces MGSLRARSLLKNKLSATLKSWLPILQSDPLELEETLQICAKDNPFVHVQSGLQEDFSAFKSKIQRPYSLKSALGTKIEMLSTYSKTLYESLHEQILPPLFPTPLSVQIANDIIDNLNSEGYFEGDSTVQAAHLGVSTKTYESVRQRFAYLDPPGIGACNIQESFLFQLDHHDELDTPIYDLCIKIIHNLEDHKNFSHLSHYTKAMQIITSFKNPPALDFKENLPPVIPDILVLEQEGGIYVQLNDSYYPKVVIEEKHIRENSAYLREKLKEARDLVDALQMRRQTIQKIGLMLVEYQYDFFKGKAIKPMRLVDIANEFGYSASTISRAISNKYLACSRGVFPIKSFFTTALEGDISNASIKEFLLELIKHEDHQQPMSDLQILKLVEQKFGLKMVRRTITKYRKLLNIASSSERKKLYRLSL; encoded by the coding sequence ATGGGATCACTACGCGCTAGATCTTTACTTAAAAATAAACTCTCTGCAACTTTAAAGAGTTGGTTACCCATTTTACAAAGCGATCCTTTAGAACTTGAGGAAACCTTGCAGATTTGTGCTAAGGATAATCCCTTTGTACATGTACAAAGTGGCTTGCAGGAGGATTTTAGCGCGTTTAAATCCAAGATACAGCGCCCTTATTCTTTAAAAAGTGCTTTGGGAACTAAAATAGAGATGTTAAGCACCTATTCTAAAACTTTATATGAAAGCTTGCATGAACAAATCCTCCCCCCTCTTTTCCCAACACCTCTTTCGGTACAAATTGCCAATGACATTATAGATAATCTAAATAGCGAAGGGTATTTTGAGGGTGATAGTACGGTGCAAGCTGCGCATTTAGGGGTGAGTACTAAAACCTATGAAAGCGTACGCCAGCGCTTTGCTTATTTAGACCCCCCGGGTATTGGTGCGTGCAATATACAAGAGAGTTTTTTATTCCAACTAGATCACCACGATGAGCTAGATACGCCCATTTATGATCTTTGTATCAAAATTATCCACAATTTAGAGGATCATAAAAATTTTAGCCATTTATCCCATTACACAAAGGCTATGCAGATCATCACTTCTTTTAAAAACCCTCCCGCCCTAGATTTTAAAGAAAATCTACCTCCCGTTATTCCGGATATTTTAGTGCTTGAACAAGAGGGGGGCATTTATGTACAACTCAATGATAGTTATTACCCAAAAGTGGTGATAGAGGAGAAGCATATCCGGGAAAATAGCGCCTATTTGCGTGAAAAACTTAAAGAGGCTAGGGATTTAGTAGATGCCTTACAAATGCGCCGGCAAACTATCCAAAAAATTGGATTAATGCTAGTGGAGTATCAGTACGACTTTTTTAAAGGAAAGGCCATTAAACCTATGCGTTTGGTAGATATTGCTAATGAATTTGGCTACTCGGCTAGCACGATCTCTAGGGCAATTTCTAATAAGTATTTAGCATGCTCGCGGGGAGTTTTCCCGATTAAAAGCTTTTTTACCACCGCCTTAGAGGGGGATATTTCTAATGCCTCTATTAAAGAATTTCTTTTAGAGCTCATTAAACATGAAGACCACCAACAACCCATGAGCGATTTACAAATCTTAAAATTAGTAGAACAAAAATTCGGGCTAAAAATGGTACGCCGCACCATTACAAAATACCGCAAACTTTTAAACATCGCTAGCTCTTCAGAGCGTAAAAAACTCTATCGCCTATCTCTTTAG
- a CDS encoding DNA-methyltransferase, producing the protein MNSKPKPIFVSEDFKFTLYHNDCKEILAHMPECFDLIFADPPYFLSNNGLTIESGQIVSVNKGSWDRLEGIDQIHAFNLEWLRLAKEALKPSGSILISATQHNLFSLGLALQTLGFKLLNTITWHKSNPPPNFSCRTLVHASEQILWARKSPKHAHIFNYERMKALNQGKQMRDVWTLPSIASFEKKCGKHPTQKPLNLLLRLLLMASNKESLIGDPFSGSSSTGIAANLLGRSFVGMEKEQDFIKLSIKRRQELEVHLEDFKKLVQKMGVLEC; encoded by the coding sequence ATGAACTCAAAACCTAAACCCATTTTTGTAAGCGAGGATTTTAAATTCACTCTCTACCACAACGATTGTAAAGAAATCTTGGCACATATGCCAGAGTGCTTTGATTTAATCTTTGCCGATCCGCCTTATTTTCTCTCTAATAATGGCCTCACCATTGAAAGCGGTCAGATTGTAAGTGTGAATAAAGGCAGTTGGGATCGATTAGAGGGAATTGATCAAATCCATGCGTTTAATTTAGAATGGCTTAGGCTTGCCAAAGAGGCGCTTAAACCTAGTGGCTCTATTTTAATCAGCGCTACCCAGCATAATCTCTTTTCTTTGGGGCTGGCCTTGCAAACTCTAGGCTTTAAACTCTTAAATACAATCACTTGGCATAAAAGCAACCCCCCGCCTAATTTTTCCTGCCGTACTTTAGTGCATGCTAGTGAGCAGATTTTATGGGCTAGAAAAAGCCCTAAACATGCCCATATCTTTAACTATGAGCGCATGAAAGCGTTAAATCAAGGTAAACAAATGCGCGATGTGTGGACTCTGCCCTCCATTGCATCTTTTGAAAAGAAATGTGGCAAGCACCCCACACAAAAACCTTTAAATCTGCTTTTGCGCCTGCTTTTAATGGCTAGTAACAAAGAGAGTCTCATTGGCGATCCTTTTAGTGGATCGAGCAGTACAGGCATTGCGGCTAATCTTTTGGGGCGATCTTTTGTGGGTATGGAGAAAGAGCAGGATTTTATTAAACTTTCTATCAAGCGCAGGCAAGAGCTTGAAGTGCATTTAGAGGATTTTAAAAAACTAGTACAAAAAATGGGGGTATTAGAATGCTAG
- a CDS encoding PBECR3 domain-containing polyvalent protein, with amino-acid sequence MKQTLKDVKKLGLRDAHNSTEKALDSLIKFTKGQGDKLDNLSAISKGLSNSNREVLELNMLDRLFKKSLVDAQDISVLDSFKFMNALEELKESSFKTQGAKDFIEIAKGFHRLFNQDSAIAKALKPTTGGTIGSSIATSVGGAAQFQVTKAAFGFIVRTLPYIPFAKALNDKVSGAALRYHIKAALNKSHSIEAFKQNLNKIASRAEFSNATRALIREIEQNLPKSVEGGGTQTNIEGRALQNEVPVKVQDQAQVVKAQEIQDTELAPKSVGNTPAAEQTLPTKTKLERDLAPQEIHEVISKWDLSATSNKSGKQRLVVARVEAKEAEELTKALEFTGERDLVREIDSHQVIHALKQHGDIAKEAQRGQIAINLEDISHYIDTIKEADFKHIQDNRRVLYAKQVNGHVVVIEEALSGQDKLRFFDMWKQRGKLNKEVLLSHSQRPNTTSSLNLEGHMPSNITTPPTPSSKGYDLDRTLSRGYQPEATKSPLKSQETNTNNYIDVEVIDHPKALPYKTTGQIYKEAKAKGLSYVEFKALRDQEKATRALHTTRYIEFKKAESQNIKDLLDSSKPLRMLKPTEITERLLDQVKKHNAKVWVGELKDLTLANQLKLDTNHPIKITFNGSSLTHVEKQHGQHSIHYLKNKQPPVGIQDIREYPKVINEADVSKIIENKDGQKLLASAKQINGYFMVVETISTKHNELKLKTLYKENGEWSKNKIFSDNGNMGLRLSKDSEDSLSPKPSVHLDARPQVTTPDSSSLPLKNQDELTPEVQELLTKIRQDWNNKVNSNSKTDFQKAVNKHLGLENGNYSPNLSPDVKKALKHSYDQDSLSIAKGIEIDYPIKATQTLPYFKTALENPDYLLQNLRGELKFIKKIDEDHYAVVQWNRYFNSFDPKKDTPYWRLELWDQESLKSELKYTNSTDPIDLARGFTSKQIHNGQLGFSKEEVNKWRLEELERSNAHKAALQKDIEEMVKEETSKKNTKPKKAKDYNQPEKISLDNLYKVSTNLPVNASFGKNYTSYRWNGKKEKAIEGLLHLMYEKTRRSGQIAPAFYRQDLGGIDVYTQFELKSIGGSGIKDQPSKGLELLKDQPQDFLTPVGQANKDFQKWRNTHLAAYITKTILEGDVIEVGHNKVILSMRDTYNGKIWDIEAGIHFTNNADPSQPKRYMLEEFKVREVKEKPALSRSEGKTSTTKSENQEIPHNKAFGTNFKEFYHDPKGAIAKLIEVKEGQVAGAFYREDLGDIDLVWGGI; translated from the coding sequence ATGAAACAGACCCTAAAAGATGTTAAGAAATTAGGGCTAAGAGATGCGCACAATAGCACAGAAAAAGCCCTTGATAGCCTTATTAAGTTTACTAAAGGGCAGGGTGATAAGCTAGATAATCTCAGTGCCATTAGCAAAGGTTTAAGTAACTCTAATAGAGAAGTCTTAGAACTTAATATGCTTGATAGACTTTTTAAAAAATCCCTTGTTGATGCCCAAGATATTAGCGTGCTAGATAGCTTTAAGTTTATGAATGCGCTAGAGGAACTTAAAGAGAGTAGTTTTAAAACTCAAGGCGCTAAAGACTTTATAGAAATTGCTAAGGGCTTTCATAGATTATTTAATCAAGATAGCGCTATTGCTAAAGCGCTTAAGCCCACTACGGGGGGAACTATTGGAAGTAGTATTGCTACTAGTGTAGGCGGGGCTGCACAATTCCAAGTTACTAAAGCCGCCTTTGGCTTTATTGTTAGAACTCTGCCCTATATCCCCTTTGCTAAAGCACTCAATGATAAAGTAAGTGGTGCAGCACTCAGATATCACATTAAAGCCGCATTAAATAAGAGCCACAGCATAGAGGCCTTTAAACAAAATCTTAACAAAATCGCAAGTAGAGCTGAATTTAGCAACGCTACTAGAGCCCTAATTAGAGAGATTGAACAGAATTTACCTAAGAGTGTGGAGGGTGGGGGCACTCAAACAAATATAGAGGGGAGAGCTCTACAAAATGAAGTGCCTGTAAAGGTACAAGATCAAGCACAAGTAGTTAAGGCACAAGAAATACAAGATACAGAATTAGCGCCTAAGAGTGTGGGCAACACACCCGCAGCAGAACAAACACTACCCACTAAAACCAAATTAGAAAGAGATTTAGCCCCACAAGAAATACACGAGGTAATTAGCAAGTGGGATTTAAGCGCCACAAGTAATAAGAGTGGCAAACAAAGATTAGTGGTTGCTAGAGTAGAAGCAAAGGAGGCAGAAGAACTAACAAAAGCCCTTGAATTCACAGGTGAGAGGGACTTAGTCCGAGAGATCGACTCCCACCAAGTGATCCACGCCCTTAAACAACATGGCGATATAGCCAAAGAAGCGCAAAGAGGGCAAATTGCGATCAACTTAGAGGATATTAGCCACTACATAGACACCATAAAAGAAGCCGACTTTAAGCATATCCAAGATAATAGGCGCGTGTTATATGCTAAGCAAGTTAACGGGCATGTTGTTGTGATAGAGGAGGCGTTAAGCGGGCAAGATAAATTAAGATTTTTTGATATGTGGAAACAAAGAGGCAAGCTTAATAAGGAAGTATTGCTATCCCACAGCCAACGCCCTAACACGACTTCAAGCCTTAATCTTGAAGGCCATATGCCTAGCAATATCACGACCCCTCCTACGCCTTCCTCAAAGGGATACGACTTAGACCGAACTCTAAGCAGGGGTTATCAGCCAGAGGCTACTAAATCCCCCCTTAAAAGTCAAGAGACTAACACTAATAACTACATTGATGTAGAAGTGATCGATCACCCTAAAGCACTCCCCTACAAGACTACAGGACAGATTTATAAAGAGGCTAAAGCTAAGGGTTTAAGCTATGTAGAGTTTAAGGCTTTAAGAGATCAAGAAAAAGCCACTAGAGCCCTACACACCACAAGATACATTGAGTTTAAAAAAGCTGAAAGTCAAAACATTAAAGATTTGCTAGATTCTAGTAAACCCTTAAGAATGCTTAAACCTACTGAAATTACAGAGAGATTATTAGATCAGGTTAAAAAGCACAATGCTAAGGTGTGGGTTGGAGAACTTAAAGATTTAACATTAGCTAATCAACTTAAGCTAGATACAAACCACCCCATTAAAATTACCTTTAATGGTAGTTCACTTACCCATGTAGAAAAACAACACGGCCAACATTCCATTCACTATCTTAAAAACAAACAACCCCCAGTAGGGATACAAGATATTAGGGAGTATCCTAAAGTGATCAATGAGGCGGATGTAAGCAAGATTATAGAAAACAAAGACGGCCAAAAGCTATTAGCTAGTGCTAAACAAATTAACGGGTATTTTATGGTGGTAGAGACTATTAGCACAAAACACAATGAGCTAAAACTTAAAACACTTTATAAGGAAAATGGAGAGTGGAGTAAAAATAAAATCTTTAGCGATAATGGCAACATGGGTTTACGACTATCTAAAGATAGCGAAGACTCGCTAAGCCCTAAACCTAGTGTCCACTTAGACGCACGACCCCAAGTTACCACCCCCGATAGTAGTAGCCTCCCCCTTAAAAATCAAGATGAGTTAACCCCTGAAGTACAAGAACTTCTAACTAAAATTAGGCAGGATTGGAATAACAAAGTTAACAGCAATTCTAAAACAGACTTTCAAAAAGCCGTGAACAAACATTTAGGCTTAGAAAATGGTAATTATTCCCCTAATCTATCGCCTGATGTGAAAAAGGCCTTAAAGCATAGCTATGATCAAGATAGTTTGAGTATTGCTAAGGGAATTGAAATAGACTATCCGATTAAAGCCACCCAAACCCTACCCTACTTCAAAACCGCTTTAGAAAATCCAGATTATCTCTTGCAAAACTTAAGGGGGGAATTGAAATTTATAAAAAAAATAGATGAGGATCATTACGCGGTAGTGCAGTGGAATAGGTATTTTAACAGCTTTGATCCTAAAAAGGATACCCCATATTGGCGCTTAGAATTATGGGATCAAGAATCGCTAAAAAGTGAACTTAAATACACTAATTCAACCGACCCTATAGATTTAGCAAGAGGATTTACTAGCAAACAGATACATAATGGCCAATTAGGCTTTAGCAAAGAGGAAGTAAACAAATGGCGTTTAGAGGAACTAGAAAGAAGTAATGCACACAAAGCAGCATTACAAAAAGATATAGAGGAAATGGTCAAAGAAGAGACCTCAAAAAAGAACACTAAACCCAAAAAAGCCAAAGATTATAACCAGCCTGAAAAGATCAGTTTAGATAATTTATACAAAGTCTCTACAAATCTACCGGTGAATGCGAGCTTTGGGAAAAATTATACTTCCTATCGGTGGAATGGCAAGAAAGAAAAGGCCATTGAGGGGCTTTTACACTTAATGTATGAAAAAACGCGCAGGAGTGGCCAAATTGCCCCCGCATTCTACAGACAAGATTTAGGCGGCATTGATGTATATACACAATTTGAACTTAAAAGCATTGGAGGCTCTGGTATCAAAGATCAGCCCAGTAAAGGCCTAGAATTACTTAAAGATCAACCACAAGACTTTTTAACACCTGTTGGGCAAGCTAATAAAGACTTTCAAAAATGGCGCAACACCCATTTAGCAGCTTATATTACTAAAACGATCTTAGAGGGTGATGTAATAGAAGTAGGTCATAATAAAGTCATTTTGAGCATGAGAGATACCTACAATGGCAAGATATGGGATATTGAAGCAGGAATACATTTTACAAACAATGCAGACCCCAGCCAGCCTAAGCGTTATATGCTTGAGGAGTTTAAAGTTAGGGAAGTCAAAGAGAAACCCGCATTAAGTAGAAGTGAGGGAAAGACTTCCACTACTAAATCAGAAAATCAAGAAATCCCCCATAATAAAGCCTTTGGTACAAACTTTAAAGAGTTTTACCATGATCCTAAAGGGGCAATTGCTAAACTCATAGAGGTTAAAGAAGGCCAAGTTGCAGGGGCATTTTATAGAGAGGATTTAGGCGATATAGATTTGGTGTGGGGGGGAATTTAG
- a CDS encoding coiled-coil domain-containing protein, translating to MDNQTPIQDLENLPATPKLEPDTSDIADLIKPSQIPTADLYKDFTLKLEEALENNNNWKEQVYWCLDGLNRLLNAFIDFRKVQDDSLKELPKIEAQTEYIKDQVKRIEQISQTYNAYFDEFNYIMGKNNGLINQNFAYVQNEISLANSILTQTTNNIHDILKYKSEVESTLSKLNALPEAQKRLNELFSKSEAYLNDLNKATIEAQTSIGQHSIEAQNALQSLRGQLDTNLSQRALELQNSLKSLESSLAENVKQKLEQNNNKIEEYKKLAQEKIQEMARYLAVAIKLRDYAQATQKALDQILKEALDQINATTAHQKLAIETHTNSLIDQSKESIKEYQKSMIKEFNKDSAPLAAALATIQTLLEKLQARSTKLGLDFTTTTYTENATFAVPKAGIYYYVFLQAGAGSNTDGNNQNITSFGDKLSISNTSTATSGTVKSAWLKLENQENISISVASGGLCVVSYATRLKLEDVAKDSIATEGA from the coding sequence ATGGATAACCAAACCCCCATTCAAGATTTAGAAAACCTCCCCGCTACTCCTAAGCTTGAACCCGATACTAGCGACATAGCAGACTTAATCAAACCTAGCCAAATCCCTACAGCTGACTTATACAAAGACTTCACCCTCAAGCTTGAGGAGGCGCTTGAAAATAATAATAATTGGAAAGAACAAGTTTATTGGTGCCTAGATGGGCTAAATAGGCTACTGAATGCCTTTATTGACTTTAGAAAAGTGCAAGATGACAGCCTAAAAGAGTTGCCCAAGATTGAGGCACAAACTGAATACATCAAAGATCAAGTTAAACGCATTGAGCAGATCAGCCAGACATATAATGCCTACTTTGATGAGTTCAACTACATTATGGGCAAGAACAACGGCCTTATTAATCAAAACTTCGCCTATGTGCAAAATGAAATCAGCCTAGCCAATAGCATTCTGACACAGACTACTAACAATATCCACGATATTTTAAAGTACAAGTCTGAAGTAGAAAGCACCTTAAGTAAGCTTAATGCCTTGCCAGAAGCCCAAAAACGCTTAAATGAGTTATTTAGTAAGTCTGAAGCCTATTTAAACGATCTTAACAAGGCTACAATAGAGGCACAAACTAGTATAGGACAACACAGCATAGAAGCCCAAAACGCCCTACAATCTCTAAGAGGCCAGCTAGATACTAATTTAAGTCAACGCGCTTTAGAACTCCAAAACAGCCTAAAAAGTCTTGAGAGTAGTTTGGCTGAAAATGTCAAACAAAAGTTAGAACAAAACAATAATAAAATTGAGGAGTACAAAAAGCTAGCCCAAGAAAAGATACAAGAAATGGCGCGCTATTTAGCTGTAGCGATCAAGTTAAGAGATTATGCACAGGCCACTCAAAAAGCCCTAGATCAAATCCTGAAAGAGGCGCTAGATCAAATCAACGCCACTACCGCTCACCAAAAGTTAGCCATAGAAACCCACACAAATAGCCTAATTGATCAAAGTAAGGAAAGTATCAAAGAGTATCAAAAATCCATGATTAAGGAATTCAACAAAGATAGCGCCCCACTAGCTGCAGCTCTAGCCACCATTCAAACACTTCTTGAAAAACTACAGGCTAGATCAACTAAATTAGGCCTAGACTTCACCACCACAACCTATACAGAAAACGCCACTTTTGCAGTGCCTAAAGCAGGGATTTACTACTACGTGTTTTTGCAAGCAGGGGCGGGTAGTAACACCGACGGGAATAACCAAAATATAACGAGCTTTGGCGATAAGCTAAGTATCAGCAACACCAGCACCGCTACAAGCGGCACTGTAAAGAGTGCTTGGCTTAAGCTAGAAAATCAAGAAAATATTAGTATTAGTGTGGCTAGTGGAGGCTTATGCGTAGTTAGCTATGCAACTAGGTTGAAGCTTGAAGATGTGGCTAAGGATAGTATCGCTACAGAAGGTGCGTAA
- the flhB gene encoding flagellar biosynthesis protein FlhB, whose protein sequence is MTDEEKTELPSAKKIEKAREEGNVAKSIEVLGFLGLLAGFGGVFALFKVWLDGFESMFRQSLRYIALDFTPHNLHVLALQLFKDILWILLPILGLLALVAFLSNVLQFGFLFSPKAIAPKWMKINPIHGFKNLFSLKRLLEGLLITAKVCIAFVLGFVLVYSFIDELGGVARFDFRDQALWFRGKALELIASLLFLFLITSLLDFLLKRRQYIQSLKMSKQEIKDEYRQQEGNPEMKAKIKQLMLKNSMSKMMAAIPSANVVVTNPTHYAIALRFEEKDPAPVVVAKGIDHLAIRIKGIAREHGVEIIENPQLARELYKEVDVDEVIPKVLFEAVAIVFAQVAHIEQMRKKQQST, encoded by the coding sequence ATGACAGATGAGGAAAAAACAGAACTCCCCTCAGCTAAAAAGATTGAAAAAGCCCGTGAAGAGGGCAATGTTGCTAAAAGTATAGAGGTTTTAGGGTTTTTAGGCTTATTAGCTGGCTTTGGGGGGGTTTTTGCTCTCTTTAAAGTTTGGTTAGATGGCTTTGAAAGCATGTTTAGACAGTCTTTACGCTACATTGCTTTAGATTTCACGCCCCATAATTTACATGTTCTTGCGCTGCAATTATTCAAAGATATTTTATGGATTTTATTACCCATTCTTGGTTTGCTAGCCTTAGTGGCGTTTTTATCTAATGTACTGCAATTTGGCTTTTTATTTAGCCCTAAGGCCATTGCGCCTAAATGGATGAAAATTAACCCCATTCATGGCTTTAAAAATCTCTTTAGTCTCAAACGGCTTTTAGAGGGGCTACTTATCACGGCTAAGGTTTGTATTGCCTTTGTTTTGGGTTTTGTACTGGTGTATTCGTTTATAGATGAGTTAGGCGGGGTGGCGCGGTTTGACTTTAGAGATCAGGCATTGTGGTTTAGGGGTAAGGCTTTAGAACTCATCGCTAGTTTGTTATTTTTATTTTTAATCACCTCTTTATTAGATTTTCTACTCAAACGCAGGCAGTATATCCAGTCGTTAAAAATGAGCAAGCAAGAGATCAAAGATGAGTACAGACAACAAGAGGGTAACCCTGAAATGAAGGCTAAAATCAAACAGCTCATGCTTAAAAATTCCATGAGCAAGATGATGGCAGCTATCCCTAGCGCCAATGTCGTGGTAACTAATCCAACCCACTATGCTATTGCCTTGCGCTTTGAGGAAAAAGATCCAGCCCCGGTGGTGGTGGCTAAGGGCATTGATCACTTAGCTATCCGCATTAAAGGCATTGCTAGAGAACATGGGGTAGAAATTATAGAAAATCCCCAACTAGCCCGCGAACTTTATAAAGAGGTAGATGTAGATGAGGTGATTCCTAAAGTGTTGTTTGAAGCGGTGGCGATTGTTTTTGCCCAAGTTGCCCATATTGAACAAATGCGTAAAAAGCAACAAAGTACCTAA
- a CDS encoding NTP transferase domain-containing protein: protein MLDIPCVILTGGKSARMQVQGKQQDKALLPFGTYPSLLAYQHAKMARLFNQVYISAKKPYALQANYILDEKIDLFSPLLGVYSALKTLKQSIFILPIDMPLVGQKTINALCARASQAGVIYAKSAQTFYLIGCWQPSMLEVLQHLQINTPMRQILARGLALEVEEGLEFSNCNTYTDYQNALAHLKDSHDR, encoded by the coding sequence ATGCTAGATATTCCTTGTGTGATTTTAACCGGAGGCAAAAGCGCGCGCATGCAGGTTCAAGGAAAACAACAAGATAAAGCTTTGCTTCCCTTTGGCACTTATCCTAGCCTTTTGGCCTACCAACATGCTAAAATGGCGCGTCTTTTTAACCAAGTTTATATCAGCGCTAAAAAACCTTATGCACTCCAAGCCAATTATATTTTAGATGAAAAGATCGATCTATTTAGCCCTTTACTTGGGGTTTATAGCGCTCTTAAAACACTTAAGCAAAGTATTTTTATTCTCCCAATAGATATGCCCCTTGTAGGCCAAAAAACGATTAATGCACTCTGTGCTCGTGCTTCTCAAGCAGGCGTGATTTATGCTAAAAGTGCACAAACCTTTTATTTAATCGGGTGTTGGCAACCTAGCATGCTGGAGGTTTTACAGCACTTGCAGATTAATACGCCCATGCGCCAAATCCTTGCTCGGGGTTTAGCCCTAGAGGTAGAAGAGGGTTTAGAGTTTAGTAACTGCAACACCTATACAGATTACCAAAACGCCCTAGCGCATTTAAAGGATAGCCATGACAGATGA